The following DNA comes from Streptococcus canis.
GGAATATCAAAGAATCCTTGTACTTGAACCGCATGTAAATCAAGTGTTACCACGCGGTCAATTCCAGCTTTCGTTAACATATTGGCTACTAATTTGGCTGTAATAGGTTCACGTGATTTAGCCACGCGGTCTTGGCGTGAGTAACCAAAATAAGGCAAAACAACATTAACGGTGTTGGCACTAGCACGCTTACAGGCATCAATCATGATAAGTAACTCCCAAAGGTTATCATTGACAGGAAAACTAGTAGATTGAATGATGTAAATATCATCACCACGAACTGTTTCTTCAATGTTAATCATAATTTCCCCATCAGAAAATTGGCGTGATGATATTTTTCCGAGTGGAATACCAGATGCTTCCGAAATTTTCTCAGCAATTGGAAGATTTGATGTGAGTGAGAACAGTTTGATTTGCTTGTCAGCATATCGTTCAGTCATGATAGATTTAGCTCCTTAATTTCAATAGGTAGAATAAACGAGGAAAATAATTCCAAGTCTTATTCAAAGTGATTAATTGACGTTACTATTCTAACAAAAAAACAGAAAAATTTCAGTCTTTCTGTTGATTTTATCTATTATTTCTTGGTCTTTTTCAAGGTTTTGCTGAAACGTGCAACCTTACTTTTTGCATATTTGAAGGCAATTTGATGCTGGGTTAAAAAAAGATCAAAATCAATTTTTCCTTTTATAGGGTCAGTGACTTCTAGTTCTAATTCATAGTCTTTAGTATTAGCATATTGATTGTAGTCCAAAGCCATCTTACCGATAGGGGTCTCAGTTTCTCGGCGAATAGTTGTTAGGTTCCCAAAGGTTTTGAGTGCTGTTAAATCAATTCCGGTAGAAGCGATCACATCCAAGGCAGATGACTGAGGAAAATTGCCATATTTAATCATGTCTTTGGCTTGATCAAGGGCAAGGGGGACATTGTATTCACGGTTTCCAACCTTTTCGGGAACTTTTAAGGTTAATTCAGCACTATTTGAGAAGGTACGAATGCGTAGCGACATTTTATGGGCTTTTAAATCAAATTGTTCAGTATCGATATAATAATTGGTCTGGGTGATCGGAGTCACATGACTCATTTGTGAAAGAAGACGATTGTACTCATCTTTGGTTAACAAGGTTTTGTATTCGATTTCTAGGTTGGTCATGGGAAATTCCTTTTAAACTTAATTTGTGCTATAATAAATTGTTATTTCAATTTTATATTAATATCCTAGCTTTGACAAGAAAGGAGAAAACAGATGGTTTTAGATTGGGAAGAATTCTTAGACCCCTACATTCAAACAGTTGGTGAATTAAAAATTAAATTGCGCGGCATTCGCAAGCAATTTCGTAAGCAAAATCGTTATTCGCCTATTGAATTTGTAACGGGACGTGTCAAGTCTGTTGAAAGCATTAAAGAAAAAATGGCTCTACGTGGGGTTCTTGAAGAAAATATTGAACAAGATATTCAAGATATTGCAGGGCTTCGTATCATGGTGCAATTTGTAGATGATGTCGAAGAGGTTTTAGCTTTATTGCGTCAACGACAAGACATGACAATTGTCTATGAACGGGATTATATTCGCAATATGAAGTCTAGTGGTTACAGGTCTTATCATGTGGTGGTTGAGTACCCTGTTGACACCATTGAAGGTCAAAAAAAGGTCTTGGCTGAAATTCAAATTCGTACGTTGGCGATGAATTTTTGGGCAACCATTGAGCATTCTTTGAATTATAAATATGGTGGTGAATTTCCAGAAGAAATTAAAAAGCGTCTTGAAGTGACCGCTAAAATTGCCTTAGAATTAGATGAAGAAATGCGTAAGATTCGAGAAGATATTCGGGAGGCCCAATTATTATTTGACCCCGTAACACGAAATTTAAGTGATGGTGTAGGAAATAGTGATGACACAGATGAATTATACAGATAAGGTGAAGCGGGTTGCTCTTATTGCTAATGGTAAGTATCAAAGCAAACGTGTCGCTTCTAAACTTTTCTCCGTATTTAAGGACGATCCCGATTTTTACTTATCAAAGAAAAATCCAGATATTGTGATTTCCATCGGCGGAGATGGGATGCTTTTATCTGCCTTTCACATGTATGAAAAAGAATTAGATAGGGTACGTTTTGTAGGAATCCACACAGGTCATCTTGGTTTTTATACCGATTACCGAGATTTTGAAGTCGATAAATTGATTGACAATTTAAGAAAAGATAAGGGAGAGCAAATTTCTTATCCCATTTTAAAGGTTGCCATTAGTTTAGACGATGGTCGTGTGATTAAAGCGCGTGCTTTGAATGAGGCGACGGTTAAGCGCATTGAAAAAACGATGGTAGCAGATGTCATTATTAATCATGTTAAGTTTGAAAGTTTCCGAGGAGATGGTATTTCGGTATCAACCCCGACAGGAAGCACAGCCTACAACAAATCTTTAGGTGGGGCTGTCTTGCATCCTACGATTGAAGCCCTACAATTAACAGAAATTTCCAGTCTCAATAATCGTGTGTTTAGGACGCTCGGTTCCTCAGTGATTATCCCTAAAAAAGATAAGATTGAGTTAGTGCCAAAACGATTGGGCATTTATACTATTTCTATCGACAATAAAACCTATCACCTCCAAAATGTTACGAAGGTGGAATATTTTATTGATAACGAGAAGATTCATTTTGTGTCCTCACCGAGTCACACGAGTTTTTGGGAAAGAGTCAAAGATGCCTTTATTGGAGAGATTGACTCATGAGATTTGAATTTGTAGCAGATGAACAAACAAAGGTAAAAACCCTTTTAAAAAGTCATGATGTTTCTAAGGGACTATTGGCTAAAATCAAATATAAAGGGGGCAATATTTTAGTGAATGGTATTGAACAAAATACCATTTATTTATTGCAAGTAGGAGATGTTGTTACCATTGATATTCCCAACGAAGAGCCCTTTGAGAAACTTGAAGCCATTCCTTTTGATTTGGATATTGTTCACGAGGATGATCATTTTCTGGTGATTAATAAACCTGTTGGATTTGCCAGCATTCCGAGTGCCATCCATTCTAATACCATTGCTAACTTTATCAAGGCATATTATGTAGAAAATCATTACCCAGACCAGCAAGTGCATATTGTGACCCGTTTAGATAGGGATACGAGTGGATTGATGCTTTTCGCTAAGCATGGCTATGCTCATGCGAGGTTAGATAAGCAGTTACAAACTCGGTCAATCGAGAAACGTTACTTTGCTCTGGTTTCTGGTAATGGGACTTTGCCAGATGAAGGAGATATTATTGCTCCAATTGGTCGTTCCAAGGATAGTATTATTACTAGAGCAGTTGACCCTATGGGAAAATATGCCAAGACTAGCTACAAGGTTGTGGCACGGTATCCAGAAAATGTGCATTTAGTGGACATAAAATTGCATACAGGACGTACCCATCAAATCAGGGTCCATTTTGCCCATCTCGGTTTTCCACTTTTAGGAGATGACTTATACGGCGGTCGTTTAGATTTGGGAATCACGAGGCAGGCCTTACATTGTCATTACTTGAATTTTAAAGATCCATTTACAGAGAATGTTTGTAGTCATGCAATAGACTTGACAGATGACTTTGATAGCGTTATCATAGGTTTACAAAAAAAGATAGAGGATAATAAATAATGAGTATTCGTAATTTATTCGGTGGTTTAAGAGAAAAGATTCTTGGAAAAAACATGAAGATTGTTTTTCCAGAAGGTAATGACGAGCGCGTCGTCCGTGCAGCTGCTCGTTTGAAATTTGAAGGGCTCTTAGAACCGGTTATTCTTGGACAGTCAGAAGAGGTTCGTAACCTTTTGACAAAATTAGGCTTTGCTGATCAAGACTACACCATCATTAATCCAAATGAATATGCGGATTTTGACAAAATGAAAGAAGCTTTTGTTGACATTCGTAAAGGGAAAGCAACGCTTGAAGATGCTGATAAAATGCTTCGCGATGTTAACTACTTTGGTGTTATGTTAGTGAAAATGGGCTTGGCAGACGGGATGGTATCAGGTGCTATTCATTCAACAGCCGACACTGTTCGTCCAGCACTTCAAATCATTAAAACCAAACCAGGTATTTCTAGAACCTCTGGTGTTTTCTTGATGAATCGTGAAAATACGAGCGAACGTTATATCTTTGCCGACTGTGCTATCAACATTGATCCAACTGCACAGGAATTGGCTGAGATTGCCATTAATACGGCTGAAACGGCTAAAATTTTTGATATTGAT
Coding sequences within:
- the pta gene encoding phosphate acetyltransferase translates to MSIRNLFGGLREKILGKNMKIVFPEGNDERVVRAAARLKFEGLLEPVILGQSEEVRNLLTKLGFADQDYTIINPNEYADFDKMKEAFVDIRKGKATLEDADKMLRDVNYFGVMLVKMGLADGMVSGAIHSTADTVRPALQIIKTKPGISRTSGVFLMNRENTSERYIFADCAINIDPTAQELAEIAINTAETAKIFDIDPKIAMLSFSTKGSGKAPQVDKVREAAEIAKGLNPDLALDGELQFDAAFVPETAAIKAPDSAVAGQANTFIFPDLQSGNIGYKIAQRLGMFGATGPILQGLNKPVNDLSRGSSAEDIYKLAIITAAQAVEG
- a CDS encoding NAD kinase, whose protein sequence is MTQMNYTDKVKRVALIANGKYQSKRVASKLFSVFKDDPDFYLSKKNPDIVISIGGDGMLLSAFHMYEKELDRVRFVGIHTGHLGFYTDYRDFEVDKLIDNLRKDKGEQISYPILKVAISLDDGRVIKARALNEATVKRIEKTMVADVIINHVKFESFRGDGISVSTPTGSTAYNKSLGGAVLHPTIEALQLTEISSLNNRVFRTLGSSVIIPKKDKIELVPKRLGIYTISIDNKTYHLQNVTKVEYFIDNEKIHFVSSPSHTSFWERVKDAFIGEIDS
- a CDS encoding CYTH domain-containing protein, which translates into the protein MTNLEIEYKTLLTKDEYNRLLSQMSHVTPITQTNYYIDTEQFDLKAHKMSLRIRTFSNSAELTLKVPEKVGNREYNVPLALDQAKDMIKYGNFPQSSALDVIASTGIDLTALKTFGNLTTIRRETETPIGKMALDYNQYANTKDYELELEVTDPIKGKIDFDLFLTQHQIAFKYAKSKVARFSKTLKKTKK
- a CDS encoding GTP pyrophosphokinase, with protein sequence MVLDWEEFLDPYIQTVGELKIKLRGIRKQFRKQNRYSPIEFVTGRVKSVESIKEKMALRGVLEENIEQDIQDIAGLRIMVQFVDDVEEVLALLRQRQDMTIVYERDYIRNMKSSGYRSYHVVVEYPVDTIEGQKKVLAEIQIRTLAMNFWATIEHSLNYKYGGEFPEEIKKRLEVTAKIALELDEEMRKIREDIREAQLLFDPVTRNLSDGVGNSDDTDELYR
- a CDS encoding RluA family pseudouridine synthase, coding for MRFEFVADEQTKVKTLLKSHDVSKGLLAKIKYKGGNILVNGIEQNTIYLLQVGDVVTIDIPNEEPFEKLEAIPFDLDIVHEDDHFLVINKPVGFASIPSAIHSNTIANFIKAYYVENHYPDQQVHIVTRLDRDTSGLMLFAKHGYAHARLDKQLQTRSIEKRYFALVSGNGTLPDEGDIIAPIGRSKDSIITRAVDPMGKYAKTSYKVVARYPENVHLVDIKLHTGRTHQIRVHFAHLGFPLLGDDLYGGRLDLGITRQALHCHYLNFKDPFTENVCSHAIDLTDDFDSVIIGLQKKIEDNK